A DNA window from Ahaetulla prasina isolate Xishuangbanna chromosome 7, ASM2864084v1, whole genome shotgun sequence contains the following coding sequences:
- the XRCC6 gene encoding X-ray repair cross-complementing protein 6 isoform X1, giving the protein MSNWVSYYRNEGEEEEEEEETEAENVGVYKYGGRDTLLFLVDGSRTMFESFDGSNLTPFDMTIQCIQNVYRNKIISHERDLVGVVFYGTEQHNNTMNCKHIYVLQDLNNPGAKRVLELASYEGEQGRALFQKSFGHSDNYSLGEALWVCTNLFSVVHFKMSHKRIMLFTNEDDPHGQDSTKTKFARTKAADLRETGIYLDLMNLKKPGGFDISLFYRDIINTADDEDLGIQFEESCKLEDLMKKVRAKETRKRALSRLNLYLGKDVILTVGVFNLVQKAVKQPPVKLYRETNEPLKTKTRTFNRETGSLLLPSDTKRAQIYGNRQIVLEKEETEEVKRFDSPGLYLIGFKPLVMLKPYHYIRPAQFVYPEEFLMNGSTTLFNALLTKCLEKGVMAICRYIPRQNNPPRFIALVPQEEELDEQNVQVVPAGFHLIFLPYADDKRNTDFTEKIPANQQQVNKMKEIIQKLRFKYRSESFENPVLQQHYMNLEALALDLMEPEKAEDLTVPKVELMDGRLGSLAEEFKQLVYPPGYDPDGKTMKRKQAGSGSEQSEKKARMELSENEVRNHVDKGTLGKLTVPILKDICRIYKLTGGGKKQELLDVITAHFNKH; this is encoded by the exons ATGTCAAACTGGGTATCTTACTACAGAaatgagggagaggaggaagaagaggaggaagaaacagAAGCTGAAAATGTTG GAGTATATAAATATGGAGGTCGAGACACTTTGCTTTTCTTAGTGGATGGCTCAAGAACCATGTTTGAGTCTTTTGATGGTAGTAATTTGACACCTTTTGATATGACAATTCAG TGCATTCAGAATGTATACAGAAACAAAATCATCAGCCATGAGAGGGACCTTGTTGGTGTTGTGTTTTATGGAACAGAGCAGCATAATAATACAATGAATTGTAAACACATATATGTTCTCCAGGATTTGAACAATCCAG gGGCAAAACGGGTATTAGAGCTGGCTAGCTATGAAGGAGAACAGGGAAGAGCTCTCTTCCAAAAGTCCTTTGGCCATAGTGACAACTACTCATTAGGCGAGGCACTCTGGGTTTGTACTAATCTCTTCAGTGTTGTCCATTTCAAGATGAGCCACAAGAGAATTATGCTGTTCACAAATGAAGATGACCCTCATGGCCAAGATAGTACTAAAACCAAATTTGCTAGGACCAAAGCTGCTGACCTACGAGAAACAG GAATTTACCTTGACTTAATGAACCTAAAGAAGCCTGGAGGGTTTGATATTTCCTTATTCTACCGAGACATCATTAATACAGCAGATGATGAGGACCTAGGAATCCAGTTTGAAGAGTCTTGCAAATTGGAGGATCTTATGAAGAAAGTACGAGCAAAAGAAACAAGGAAGCGAGCTTTAAGTCG GCTGAATTTATATTTGGGGAAAGATGTAATTCTTACTGTAGGCGTTTTCAACTTAGTCCAGAAGGCTGTCAAGCAGCCTCCAGTGAAACTTTACAGAGAAACTAATGAGCCATTGAAAACAAAAACACGAACCTTTAATCGAGAGACAGGTAGTTTGCTTCTTCCAAGTGACACCAAGAGAGCTCAG ATTTATGGGAATCGTCAGATTGTgctagagaaagaagagacagaagaaGTAAAAAGATTTGATTCACCGGGCTTGTATCTGATTGGGTTTAAACCCTTGGTAATGCTGAAGCCATATCACTATATCAGGCCTGCACAGTTCGTCTATCCTGAAGAGTTCTTAATGAATG GAAGTACTACTTTGTTTAATGCCTTGTTAACAAAGTGTTTGGAGAAAGGAGTGATGGCCATATGTAGATACATACCACGTCAAAACAATCCTCCCAGATTTATAGCTCTGGTCCCACAAGAAGAAGAACTAGATGAGcagaatgtacaggtagtccctgcAG GTTTTCATCTCATTTTTCTACCTTATGCTGATGACAAACGAAATACTGACTTTACTGAGAAGATACCAGCTAATCAACAACAAGTGAACAAAATGAAGGAAATAATACAGAAGCTTCGATTCAAGTACAG AAGTGAGAGCTTTGAAAATCCAGTACTACAACAACATTATATGAATTTGGAAGCACTGGCACTGGATTTGATGGAGCCTGAAAAAGCTGAGGATCTGACAG TGCCCAAGGTTGAGTTAATGGATGGCCGACTGGGTAGCCTTGCAGAAGAGTTTAAACAACTTGTTTATCCACCAGGCTATGATCCTGATGGGAAAACTATGAAACGAAAACAAG caGGTAGTGGTTCTGAACAAtcagaaaagaaagcaagaatgGAACTCTCTGAAAACGAAGTGAGGAATCATGTTGATAAAGGCACTTTGGGTAAACTTACTGTACCAATTCTAAAGGATATATGCAGGATTTATAAGCTAACTGGTGGTGGAAAGAAGCAAGAACTTTTAGATGTGATAACTGCACATTTCAATAAGCACTGA
- the XRCC6 gene encoding X-ray repair cross-complementing protein 6 isoform X3: MSNWVSYYRNEGEEEEEEEETEAENVGVYKYGGRDTLLFLVDGSRTMFESFDGSNLTPFDMTIQCIQNVYRNKIISHERDLVGVVFYGTEQHNNTMNCKHIYVLQDLNNPGAKRVLELASYEGEQGRALFQKSFGHSDNYSLGEALWVCTNLFSVVHFKMSHKRIMLFTNEDDPHGQDSTKTKFARTKAADLRETGIYLDLMNLKKPGGFDISLFYRDIINTADDEDLGIQFEESCKLEDLMKKVRAKETRKRALSRLNLYLGKDVILTVGVFNLVQKAVKQPPVKLYRETNEPLKTKTRTFNRETGSLLLPSDTKRAQIYGNRQIVLEKEETEEVKRFDSPGLYLIGFKPLVMLKPYHYIRPAQFVYPEEFLMNGSTTLFNALLTKCLEKGVMAICRYIPRQNNPPRFIALVPQEEELDEQNVQVVPAGFHLIFLPYADDKRNTDFTEKIPANQQQVNKMKEIIQKLRFKYRSESFENPVLQQHYMNLEALALDLMEPEKAEDLTAGSGSEQSEKKARMELSENEVRNHVDKGTLGKLTVPILKDICRIYKLTGGGKKQELLDVITAHFNKH, translated from the exons ATGTCAAACTGGGTATCTTACTACAGAaatgagggagaggaggaagaagaggaggaagaaacagAAGCTGAAAATGTTG GAGTATATAAATATGGAGGTCGAGACACTTTGCTTTTCTTAGTGGATGGCTCAAGAACCATGTTTGAGTCTTTTGATGGTAGTAATTTGACACCTTTTGATATGACAATTCAG TGCATTCAGAATGTATACAGAAACAAAATCATCAGCCATGAGAGGGACCTTGTTGGTGTTGTGTTTTATGGAACAGAGCAGCATAATAATACAATGAATTGTAAACACATATATGTTCTCCAGGATTTGAACAATCCAG gGGCAAAACGGGTATTAGAGCTGGCTAGCTATGAAGGAGAACAGGGAAGAGCTCTCTTCCAAAAGTCCTTTGGCCATAGTGACAACTACTCATTAGGCGAGGCACTCTGGGTTTGTACTAATCTCTTCAGTGTTGTCCATTTCAAGATGAGCCACAAGAGAATTATGCTGTTCACAAATGAAGATGACCCTCATGGCCAAGATAGTACTAAAACCAAATTTGCTAGGACCAAAGCTGCTGACCTACGAGAAACAG GAATTTACCTTGACTTAATGAACCTAAAGAAGCCTGGAGGGTTTGATATTTCCTTATTCTACCGAGACATCATTAATACAGCAGATGATGAGGACCTAGGAATCCAGTTTGAAGAGTCTTGCAAATTGGAGGATCTTATGAAGAAAGTACGAGCAAAAGAAACAAGGAAGCGAGCTTTAAGTCG GCTGAATTTATATTTGGGGAAAGATGTAATTCTTACTGTAGGCGTTTTCAACTTAGTCCAGAAGGCTGTCAAGCAGCCTCCAGTGAAACTTTACAGAGAAACTAATGAGCCATTGAAAACAAAAACACGAACCTTTAATCGAGAGACAGGTAGTTTGCTTCTTCCAAGTGACACCAAGAGAGCTCAG ATTTATGGGAATCGTCAGATTGTgctagagaaagaagagacagaagaaGTAAAAAGATTTGATTCACCGGGCTTGTATCTGATTGGGTTTAAACCCTTGGTAATGCTGAAGCCATATCACTATATCAGGCCTGCACAGTTCGTCTATCCTGAAGAGTTCTTAATGAATG GAAGTACTACTTTGTTTAATGCCTTGTTAACAAAGTGTTTGGAGAAAGGAGTGATGGCCATATGTAGATACATACCACGTCAAAACAATCCTCCCAGATTTATAGCTCTGGTCCCACAAGAAGAAGAACTAGATGAGcagaatgtacaggtagtccctgcAG GTTTTCATCTCATTTTTCTACCTTATGCTGATGACAAACGAAATACTGACTTTACTGAGAAGATACCAGCTAATCAACAACAAGTGAACAAAATGAAGGAAATAATACAGAAGCTTCGATTCAAGTACAG AAGTGAGAGCTTTGAAAATCCAGTACTACAACAACATTATATGAATTTGGAAGCACTGGCACTGGATTTGATGGAGCCTGAAAAAGCTGAGGATCTGACAG caGGTAGTGGTTCTGAACAAtcagaaaagaaagcaagaatgGAACTCTCTGAAAACGAAGTGAGGAATCATGTTGATAAAGGCACTTTGGGTAAACTTACTGTACCAATTCTAAAGGATATATGCAGGATTTATAAGCTAACTGGTGGTGGAAAGAAGCAAGAACTTTTAGATGTGATAACTGCACATTTCAATAAGCACTGA
- the XRCC6 gene encoding X-ray repair cross-complementing protein 6 isoform X2: MSNWVSYYRNEGEEEEEEEETEAENVGVYKYGGRDTLLFLVDGSRTMFESFDGSNLTPFDMTIQCIQNVYRNKIISHERDLVGVVFYGTEQHNNTMNCKHIYVLQDLNNPGAKRVLELASYEGEQGRALFQKSFGHSDNYSLGEALWVCTNLFSVVHFKMSHKRIMLFTNEDDPHGQDSTKTKFARTKAADLRETGIYLDLMNLKKPGGFDISLFYRDIINTADDEDLGIQFEESCKLEDLMKKVRAKETRKRALSRLNLYLGKDVILTVGVFNLVQKAVKQPPVKLYRETNEPLKTKTRTFNRETGSLLLPSDTKRAQIYGNRQIVLEKEETEEVKRFDSPGLYLIGFKPLVMLKPYHYIRPAQFVYPEEFLMNGSTTLFNALLTKCLEKGVMAICRYIPRQNNPPRFIALVPQEEELDEQNVQVVPAGFHLIFLPYADDKRNTDFTEKIPANQQQVNKMKEIIQKLRFKYRSESFENPVLQQHYMNLEALALDLMEPEKAEDLTVPKVELMDGRLGSLAEEFKQLVYPPGYDPDGKTMKRKQGSGSEQSEKKARMELSENEVRNHVDKGTLGKLTVPILKDICRIYKLTGGGKKQELLDVITAHFNKH; encoded by the exons ATGTCAAACTGGGTATCTTACTACAGAaatgagggagaggaggaagaagaggaggaagaaacagAAGCTGAAAATGTTG GAGTATATAAATATGGAGGTCGAGACACTTTGCTTTTCTTAGTGGATGGCTCAAGAACCATGTTTGAGTCTTTTGATGGTAGTAATTTGACACCTTTTGATATGACAATTCAG TGCATTCAGAATGTATACAGAAACAAAATCATCAGCCATGAGAGGGACCTTGTTGGTGTTGTGTTTTATGGAACAGAGCAGCATAATAATACAATGAATTGTAAACACATATATGTTCTCCAGGATTTGAACAATCCAG gGGCAAAACGGGTATTAGAGCTGGCTAGCTATGAAGGAGAACAGGGAAGAGCTCTCTTCCAAAAGTCCTTTGGCCATAGTGACAACTACTCATTAGGCGAGGCACTCTGGGTTTGTACTAATCTCTTCAGTGTTGTCCATTTCAAGATGAGCCACAAGAGAATTATGCTGTTCACAAATGAAGATGACCCTCATGGCCAAGATAGTACTAAAACCAAATTTGCTAGGACCAAAGCTGCTGACCTACGAGAAACAG GAATTTACCTTGACTTAATGAACCTAAAGAAGCCTGGAGGGTTTGATATTTCCTTATTCTACCGAGACATCATTAATACAGCAGATGATGAGGACCTAGGAATCCAGTTTGAAGAGTCTTGCAAATTGGAGGATCTTATGAAGAAAGTACGAGCAAAAGAAACAAGGAAGCGAGCTTTAAGTCG GCTGAATTTATATTTGGGGAAAGATGTAATTCTTACTGTAGGCGTTTTCAACTTAGTCCAGAAGGCTGTCAAGCAGCCTCCAGTGAAACTTTACAGAGAAACTAATGAGCCATTGAAAACAAAAACACGAACCTTTAATCGAGAGACAGGTAGTTTGCTTCTTCCAAGTGACACCAAGAGAGCTCAG ATTTATGGGAATCGTCAGATTGTgctagagaaagaagagacagaagaaGTAAAAAGATTTGATTCACCGGGCTTGTATCTGATTGGGTTTAAACCCTTGGTAATGCTGAAGCCATATCACTATATCAGGCCTGCACAGTTCGTCTATCCTGAAGAGTTCTTAATGAATG GAAGTACTACTTTGTTTAATGCCTTGTTAACAAAGTGTTTGGAGAAAGGAGTGATGGCCATATGTAGATACATACCACGTCAAAACAATCCTCCCAGATTTATAGCTCTGGTCCCACAAGAAGAAGAACTAGATGAGcagaatgtacaggtagtccctgcAG GTTTTCATCTCATTTTTCTACCTTATGCTGATGACAAACGAAATACTGACTTTACTGAGAAGATACCAGCTAATCAACAACAAGTGAACAAAATGAAGGAAATAATACAGAAGCTTCGATTCAAGTACAG AAGTGAGAGCTTTGAAAATCCAGTACTACAACAACATTATATGAATTTGGAAGCACTGGCACTGGATTTGATGGAGCCTGAAAAAGCTGAGGATCTGACAG TGCCCAAGGTTGAGTTAATGGATGGCCGACTGGGTAGCCTTGCAGAAGAGTTTAAACAACTTGTTTATCCACCAGGCTATGATCCTGATGGGAAAACTATGAAACGAAAACAAG GTAGTGGTTCTGAACAAtcagaaaagaaagcaagaatgGAACTCTCTGAAAACGAAGTGAGGAATCATGTTGATAAAGGCACTTTGGGTAAACTTACTGTACCAATTCTAAAGGATATATGCAGGATTTATAAGCTAACTGGTGGTGGAAAGAAGCAAGAACTTTTAGATGTGATAACTGCACATTTCAATAAGCACTGA
- the SNU13 gene encoding NHP2-like protein 1 isoform X2 has protein sequence MTEAEVNPKAYPLADAQLTKTLLDLVQQSCNYKQLRKGANEATKTLNRGIAEFIVMAADAEPLEIILHLPLLCEDKNVPYVFVRSKQALGRACGVSRPVIACSITIKEGSQLKPQINSVQLSIERLLV, from the exons ATG ACTGAGGCAGAAGTAAATCCGAAAGCTTACCCTCTTGCTGATGCTCAGCTCACCAAGACACTACTGGATCTTGTACAGCAGTCTTGTAACTACAAACAGTTGCGCAAAGGAGCCAATGAAG CCACTAAAACTTTGAATAGAGGAATTGCGGAATTCATTGTGATGGCTGCAGATGCTGAACCTCTTGAAATTATCCTTCATCTCCCACTACTTTGTGAAGACAAGAATGTGCCCTATGTGTTCGTGCGTTCCAAGCAAGCCTTAGGGCGGGCATGTGGTGTTTCTCGGCCCGTTATTGCCTGTTCCATTACTATCAAAGAAGGCTCACAACTCAAGCCTCAAATTAATTCTGTCCAACTATCTATTGAAAGACTATTGGTCTAA
- the XRCC6 gene encoding X-ray repair cross-complementing protein 6 isoform X4: protein MSNWVSYYRNEGEEEEEEEETEAENVGVYKYGGRDTLLFLVDGSRTMFESFDGSNLTPFDMTIQCIQNVYRNKIISHERDLVGVVFYGTEQHNNTMNCKHIYVLQDLNNPGAKRVLELASYEGEQGRALFQKSFGHSDNYSLGEALWVCTNLFSVVHFKMSHKRIMLFTNEDDPHGQDSTKTKFARTKAADLRETGIYLDLMNLKKPGGFDISLFYRDIINTADDEDLGIQFEESCKLEDLMKKVRAKETRKRALSRLNLYLGKDVILTVGVFNLVQKAVKQPPVKLYRETNEPLKTKTRTFNRETGSLLLPSDTKRAQIYGNRQIVLEKEETEEVKRFDSPGLYLIGFKPLVMLKPYHYIRPAQFVYPEEFLMNGSTTLFNALLTKCLEKGVMAICRYIPRQNNPPRFIALVPQEEELDEQNVQVVPAGFHLIFLPYADDKRNTDFTEKIPANQQQVNKMKEIIQKLRFKYRSESFENPVLQQHYMNLEALALDLMEPEKAEDLTGSGSEQSEKKARMELSENEVRNHVDKGTLGKLTVPILKDICRIYKLTGGGKKQELLDVITAHFNKH from the exons ATGTCAAACTGGGTATCTTACTACAGAaatgagggagaggaggaagaagaggaggaagaaacagAAGCTGAAAATGTTG GAGTATATAAATATGGAGGTCGAGACACTTTGCTTTTCTTAGTGGATGGCTCAAGAACCATGTTTGAGTCTTTTGATGGTAGTAATTTGACACCTTTTGATATGACAATTCAG TGCATTCAGAATGTATACAGAAACAAAATCATCAGCCATGAGAGGGACCTTGTTGGTGTTGTGTTTTATGGAACAGAGCAGCATAATAATACAATGAATTGTAAACACATATATGTTCTCCAGGATTTGAACAATCCAG gGGCAAAACGGGTATTAGAGCTGGCTAGCTATGAAGGAGAACAGGGAAGAGCTCTCTTCCAAAAGTCCTTTGGCCATAGTGACAACTACTCATTAGGCGAGGCACTCTGGGTTTGTACTAATCTCTTCAGTGTTGTCCATTTCAAGATGAGCCACAAGAGAATTATGCTGTTCACAAATGAAGATGACCCTCATGGCCAAGATAGTACTAAAACCAAATTTGCTAGGACCAAAGCTGCTGACCTACGAGAAACAG GAATTTACCTTGACTTAATGAACCTAAAGAAGCCTGGAGGGTTTGATATTTCCTTATTCTACCGAGACATCATTAATACAGCAGATGATGAGGACCTAGGAATCCAGTTTGAAGAGTCTTGCAAATTGGAGGATCTTATGAAGAAAGTACGAGCAAAAGAAACAAGGAAGCGAGCTTTAAGTCG GCTGAATTTATATTTGGGGAAAGATGTAATTCTTACTGTAGGCGTTTTCAACTTAGTCCAGAAGGCTGTCAAGCAGCCTCCAGTGAAACTTTACAGAGAAACTAATGAGCCATTGAAAACAAAAACACGAACCTTTAATCGAGAGACAGGTAGTTTGCTTCTTCCAAGTGACACCAAGAGAGCTCAG ATTTATGGGAATCGTCAGATTGTgctagagaaagaagagacagaagaaGTAAAAAGATTTGATTCACCGGGCTTGTATCTGATTGGGTTTAAACCCTTGGTAATGCTGAAGCCATATCACTATATCAGGCCTGCACAGTTCGTCTATCCTGAAGAGTTCTTAATGAATG GAAGTACTACTTTGTTTAATGCCTTGTTAACAAAGTGTTTGGAGAAAGGAGTGATGGCCATATGTAGATACATACCACGTCAAAACAATCCTCCCAGATTTATAGCTCTGGTCCCACAAGAAGAAGAACTAGATGAGcagaatgtacaggtagtccctgcAG GTTTTCATCTCATTTTTCTACCTTATGCTGATGACAAACGAAATACTGACTTTACTGAGAAGATACCAGCTAATCAACAACAAGTGAACAAAATGAAGGAAATAATACAGAAGCTTCGATTCAAGTACAG AAGTGAGAGCTTTGAAAATCCAGTACTACAACAACATTATATGAATTTGGAAGCACTGGCACTGGATTTGATGGAGCCTGAAAAAGCTGAGGATCTGACAG GTAGTGGTTCTGAACAAtcagaaaagaaagcaagaatgGAACTCTCTGAAAACGAAGTGAGGAATCATGTTGATAAAGGCACTTTGGGTAAACTTACTGTACCAATTCTAAAGGATATATGCAGGATTTATAAGCTAACTGGTGGTGGAAAGAAGCAAGAACTTTTAGATGTGATAACTGCACATTTCAATAAGCACTGA